AAAGATTGGTACACAGGCTTGGGGTAGGAGGGACTTTATCTGGGTAACTCTTTTTGAGTACAGCATTTCTTACAAGCATGACTATTTCCTTGAGGTTCTACTTCTGCTCCCAATTGCTGCCCTACCTAGATATCATCCTAAATCTTTCTTTTGACCTAGCATTGCCTCTTATGGCAGTCAGTAACCAAGCTTAAATCAGCCTCTGCCTGGATGAATCTCTCCAAACAAGTTGACGCTATGGCTGCTTCCACATGACAGTTTTAAACTGCTTGTTTCTCTGCTTAAACCAGTTGGAAATGACATTGACAAGAGTGTTGGCCAGGCAATAATCACAGATCCTGATTGATAGATTCCCTTGCTTCCCCCGCTACCCTAGGTACTCATGCCAGAAAAGCAAACAATGTttacttttgggggggaggatttTAAAGACAATGTGGCttttatccaggggtgggcttcaaaaactttagcaatgggttctctgccccgtTGCTgtttgggcatggccatggtgggcgtggcctagttggcctcctgcaccatggcagaggaggcatttttcccctccccgggctccagagactttccttgagcctccaggagggcgaaaatgtcctcccctgggctctgcagccttccagaagttctgggagggccgtttttcgccttagcctctgtgcgggccctgtacttacctggcatcccgaATGGGCCACacagagactcctgggaggggagggggggcagggtgggtagggccagccaggggaggggtttgtgggttctccaaactgggcaGTTACTAAGCTAGAGGTTTTCCCGAATCCATgtgaaccggcagcagcccacccctgcttttatCTGAGCTGCCTCCATTGATTCCTTCTTGTGCTTGACATTTTCTCATCCAGCACAAGATGAATTCAGTTTTACTGTTCTTCCTGACACTTATGCAAGAAGAAGAACATGGCAGAACATTTGTCAATTTCACCTGATTAAAGAAAAGGGAATTGTAAAACAACAAAAACACCGTTTCAGACCACCCCAGCCTTTGGGTCCATTCATTAAACAGTCCAGCATTTTACCTGTACGTCCATGAAAATCCTTTCAGAATAGGGGACAGCCTTGCAGCTAGGCTGACACGGACATGGATATCAGTGAGCAGGAAAAAGGTCTTCCCACTGAAGTGCACGGTAGCCAACTGGAGCAGAAGTATTCGCCTACAGTGAAATGTTGTCCTACAGATGGACAGTTCAAATCGACTTGCAGAGGCGTAAAGAAAACACAGCTTTTGTGGTACAGTTGCCTTCACAGTGGACTTGAACTGCTTGGACAAAGTTACATGCTTCTGTCATCGAGAAAAAGTGGTGGGGGAGGGATGGGGAAGCATTCTCACATCAGGCAAGGAGGATGTGCAAATGAGCTTTACAGCTCTCAAACTCCATAGCCAGGCATAGGCAACAGCAATTCTGATTCCAACTTGACTGGAAGGTACCAAGTTGAGAAAAGCTGCCAGTGATTGTTTATTGTGTTTTAAACCTACCCAATGGTCGTTTTTCACTAGCAGTTTACCATTCAGCGTTTACTGTGACTGTTAAACAGAGGTCCTGCCATGCAACAGGCTGTCTGGATTATGCACGCTTTTGTGTTCTTAGGGTTGATAATCAAGTTATTGTTTTCAGGTATTTCAGACAGGTAGTTGGTCAAAATCTGATTAATGGTTAATATATCCAGTTGGTCAGTAACTTAAGTGAGGAGTGTaacgggtgggtttcaaatttttttactaccagttctgtgggcgtggctaggtgggtcACTCAcgcccacacccactcagtcgtGTGCCCActccacctagccacacccacagaaccggtgaaaatttctgttttgctagctgggaggctggcaaagaagccttgcTTTTTCCGCCACCGTGGCTCTtggaggaaagaggcagggatgCCGGCCCAGGGCTCACTTTCTTTACCGCTCGCCACCTCTGCCCATGCCGGATGGAGCATTAGAAGCCAGGCCAGTCTCAGACACCTGCCCGCTCTCCCGCTGTTTTCCCACCCACTTGGCCACTGCCTCCCATTTCACCCTGCGCCCCCCCCTTCCGGCTGCAACCCAGGCCCCGCCTGGTCAGCTggtaataaacaaaaaaaaatacagtagcaaTTTATACTAGGCAAATACCaattttgtattgtttgtatgtCATTTCCCCTAGGCCAAAGTGGACTTGGAAAATCAACACTTGTAAATACCCTGTTCAAATCCCAAGTAAGCAGGAAATCTTCAGGCTGGAACCGTGAGGAGAAGATCCCCAAGACTGTGGAGATCAAGGCTATTGGGCATGGTAAAAGCCAGTTCTTCCTTGAATGCAAATAATCTGTGGTTTAATGTGCCAGGCTTTTAAGCCGTTTCTTTATTGTCTACAAAAGGAATTAGGGTCAGAGCAGCAGGGCTTTCAAAAGAAGGGACTGAAATAGAACTCTTTGCCTTTTCTTCATCCAGTAACTTGGGCTCTGTCTCCCAGGAGAATGACAAGAATCTGAAAGAATTTGTTGTGTTATTCCAGTTCTAGAGGGTGAGGCGCTcagctaatttttaaaaatgattatttcTGTATTCTGTATATTAGTTGTAATAATAGATGAAGGGCCAGTTCCAGGGGAAATGCCAGGCTAAATAGATTCAAAATTGGCTGGTAGTCTGACAGACAAAACAGTAGTTTTCCTGGGGTAGATATGCAATGAcagaattttaaaatgtgaaaagcAACCCACCTAACTTGACAAAAGGAGACCTCACTGCACTCACTTCCCTTGCTCAATTACCAATAACATGAAACTCTAAGTAAAGCAACCATACTTCCTGTGTTATTAACATAAAGGAAATATAATAATGTAAGGGACAGAGATGCTGTGATACTGGCTCACCTCTTGGCTCCCATTTCTTAAGTAACACAGATGGGTATATTACATTTGATTCCATTCTGTAGTCACAGGTTTGAATATGTATGGCTGCTTCTGTAAAGAGTATATGCAGTATATGCAAAACTTTACCATCTATATCTGCCTTTTATGCTCTATTATCATCACTAAATTTTCTGTTATTCTATACAAAATGTTGTATGTCAACTAGTGTTACTGACACGCCATTGTTTCATTTGTGTAAGTGCCTACACTATACATTAATCACAATGGTGTAATTATTATAGGAAACCTCGACGGTAAGCATGCCAGTGGTGGCACAGAGAGCCTTCTTTGGGGGCACGTGCACCATTgtcggctgctcttctggtttctggcatgcacatgcatgccagccagctgatcttcgtgcATGCCGGAgccctggaaacccaaagaccagctgaccagtgtgcatgcacacaccagccaCCTGGCCTTCGGGTTTCCAGCACACGTGAAGATCAGCTGactggcgcacatgtgcatgccggaaaccagaagaccaggtgaccggtgctggcatgcacaccagccagctggtctttgggtttctggggcTCCAGCACACAGGAACATCAGCTGTTCTTCAAGTTTCCTGGCCTCTAGCaggcattctggtttgggcactccgTGCCAAAAAGTTTCGCCACCACTAGTCTAGGCCATAATGGAAAATCAGGCCAGTTTTATAGAAGCTTTGGAAGCACTGATATATCCGAAAGACCTAATTTATACATCTCTGAAAAGTTGGTTCAGTCTAGTATACCATCCCTGTTACTTATTCCACCCACCCTTGTAGGACATATTCGGGAATGTACAGTATTATTCAAGCATAATCCTACCTGAATATATCAAAACACTGAAATTGGTCCCTCAATATTATTTTGGAAACCAACTGATTGttattgtgtatgtatgtatgggagGGTTTGCCTAGCTGCATACAATTTTATACATATTATAGGTGTGAAGAGATAGACTGTCCGTATGTACAtaaataaaagtgtgtgtgtgagagggaggaagggagagagagagaggaagagagatgtaTATTTTGAAAATGTAACAGCAACATTTCCACCCCACCCAACCCCAGTTATTGAAGAATGTGGTGTCAAAATGAAGCTGACGGTTATTGACACTCCTGGATTTGGTGACCAGATCAACAATGAAAATTGGTAAGTATTTTCATTTTTCACTGATTTTCTGTTTCAATCTAACTTTCGTTTCCTCCTCATGTAAGTAGAGAAGTGGGTAGACTTTAAATATAGTAGAATTCTCATTTGCAAATTCTGATTAGCAGGCACAGACAGACCCACATATTTTCAGAAATAGCATACAGAAATATAGTATCTGCCTTGTACTCCAAATTACTCCAAACTATAGTTTTGATGATATGATGACATTTACTAAACAAATGCCAATAGGAAAGATTtaacacagatagtccttgacctatgagagttcatttaacaatggttcaaagttatgatgctttccgaaaaagtgatttacaacctaTTCTCAAAATTAAAACTGttgcacccagtggtgggattcaaataatttaataaccagttctctgctctaatgacgagctgggtaggtggggctcggtggtcatgtgatggtggtcatggccaactcaacgtcactcacgtcgatgggcgctttgccttagctgtcacaatgtaataagggttaaccggagaggccatttctgtaagcagggcaataaagattaggctagaaacaacaccagaatgtttccttcctgccttccttagccctggaaagtggaaaaaaagaaaatgagatttcttccagcagccggttctctgaactgcttagaaagttaacaacctgttttcccgaataggtgcaaactggctgaatcccaccactggttgcacctcccctgcagtcacatgattacaattcaggcacttggcaaccagctggCATTTACAATGGTTGTGGCATCCTGTGGGCACAATcatgatttgcaaccttcccagctgactaAATGGAGGagctagatttgcttaatggccatgtTTTATTTAAGAACCACagtaaaatgtcataaaatcaagtccagtcccaattgtggttgtaagtcaaggactatcggtGATTTCATATTGGGTAAATTATTTTTAACAACTGATTTACTGATCACAGTAGGTTAATTTCCTTCTAAGTGGTCACACTAGTGGAATTATAAATCCCTTCAGTGTGGATTACTATGCTGCCAATATGAAGAGCAGTTGGGAAACTGCTATATTTTAAAGTTGAAGTGACTTAAAGACTATTAGTATTTTTGAGGAAAGGTTCTACCACCATAAGCATCATTATGCTTATTGCATTGCTAAATGACCAAttggacatgctgcataaagGACCCTACTTCAATATGAAAAACATGTGTTACTCCAGAGCCCCAAGCTATTAAAGCAATTTTGAATTTCTATCTTAACATACATGAAAATATCACAAATAATTTCAGAGAacatacagaaaataaatttagcATTAGTACATTTCAGCCGTTTTAGCAATTTCAAATAGATATTTATTCCATGATCTATAAAATTATCCAACTACCTTTCATGCTacattatttgttttgttttgttgctcATAAAGCATGATCTACTATATTCTGTTCCATACATGATATATAAAGTACCTCAGTAATTTGTTATAATTGGGCAAATCTGGTGATACATTACAAAATACAGAgattctaaaatctaaatctgaaATCATATTAGCAGGATCCCAATTTCATTTTGTAATATTAGTTAAATGAGAATGTCAGATTATTAGGCTATAAAATGGACCTTGCCAAAATTGTTTTGGTCTTATAAAATTGCCTATGGTTTGTTTCCTCTCCAAAACCTATTAGCGCCTGTCAGAATATGAAATGAAAGATTGTCTATCTGCTTCTTCTCTTCTGCTTGCTTAGCTGGGAGCCCATTGAAAAATACATCAATGAGCAATATGAGAAATTCCTGAAGGAAGAGGTGAATATTGCCAGAAAGAAACGAATCCCAGATACAAGAGTCCACTGTTGCCTCTACTTTATCTCTCCCACAGGCCACTCGTATGTATTTCTCCTAGTTCTGGGGCTGGTCCATAAGATGAGGAGGGGGGAAACTGTCACTGATAGGTTTTATTAATGGAGAAAAAATACTCTCTTGGAACTGACAGGATGCAAGAATAAATTACCCCTGTAACATTCCAGCCAGCTAAGACTTCTAGGTCAGCACAGATTCCGTGGTAATATTTCTTCCAAAggtgaaaaaaagaaagtggtAACCTTCAGTCGAAGTAAAATCCATGCTTGAGATATGTTGCATCTCTATACTTAATTATGCATATGAAGAGCTAGAAGAGCTATTCCTattcattataattattatgTGCAATTTTCCAGGACAGAATATTTTTAAGGCTGGCTCATATATGAAAATTTCAAAATTCAAGTGTACTGTAGGTGAACACAATGTTTCTAGATATTTAATATGTATAAATGTATTAATATGTGTGATCACACAGATGTAATTACTTTACCAGCTCTATCTGTAGTCTTTAATAACTGCTATCAGTTATGATTGCCAACAAGAATTGTACTTGGCAAAACAGGCACTTATGTAATCATATTTAGCACTTTACCTCAAGGTGCCTGAGGTTTTCTCTTGCTTATTTTCAATTCCTTGAAGCTTTTATGcttagaatttatttttttcttttctctgccagtcaaagttgttTTTGATGCCCATAAATTATTAAGAAATGGTCTGGAGTCACAGATAagttaccctgttttccccaaaataagacttcactggataataagaccaattaggcttttgagcacacgcgctaaaataagccctccccaaaaatatttaaacacagcagcagccatgggtgACCACACTtaccgcctcctgcacttcaaaaataataagaccaccctgaaaataaagctaagctcttattttggggtcaaaagaaaataagaccctgtcttattttggggaaaacatggtagtttcCTGTATCTTATCCCCCACCTTCCAAACTGGAATGAAATACATTAGaggaattaattttattaattattattaaattgatATAAGCATAAGGTGCTTTTCTTCATAATTGTCTAATCATCTTTTTCCTGCAGTTTACGACCTTTGGATATGGAATTTATGAAACATTTGAGCaaaatggtaaatattattccagTTATTGCCAAGGCAGACACCATGACTCTGGAAGAAAAGATTGAGTTCAAACAGAGGGTGAGTCTCCCTTGGGAAAGCACCTAGCAAACCACACAATCCAGATGTTTTTCTGAATTGGGTCAAAAATGCTATATGGTTGCATAAACTTTTcagcctgaatttttttttaaccaggtcCGTAAGGAACTAGAAGTCAATGGAATTGAATTTTATCCCCAGAAAGAGTTTGATGAAGATCTTGAAGACAAAGCCGAGAATGACAAAATCAGGGTGCGACATTTATAATCCCAATTGACCTTTTTTTAGTA
This genomic interval from Thamnophis elegans isolate rThaEle1 chromosome 7, rThaEle1.pri, whole genome shotgun sequence contains the following:
- the SEPTIN3 gene encoding neuronal-specific septin-3 translates to MSELVPETRPKPVVPMKPVSINSNLLGYIGIDTIIEQMRKKTMKTGFDFNIMVVGQSGLGKSTLVNTLFKSQVSRKSSGWNREEKIPKTVEIKAIGHVIEECGVKMKLTVIDTPGFGDQINNENCWEPIEKYINEQYEKFLKEEVNIARKKRIPDTRVHCCLYFISPTGHSLRPLDMEFMKHLSKMVNIIPVIAKADTMTLEEKIEFKQRVRKELEVNGIEFYPQKEFDEDLEDKAENDKIRQESMPFAVVGSDKEYQVNGKRVLGRKTPWGVIEVENLNHCEFALLRDFVIRTHLQDLKEVTHNIHYETYRAKRLNDNGGLPPVTVETEENHESNL